From a region of the Pukyongiella litopenaei genome:
- a CDS encoding inositol monophosphatase family protein — MQDRQEALLEFVDRAAEVPRRYFRGGVDIALKADETPVTIADRETETVLREAIAARFPGDAILGEEFGDTGRGRDGGSRFRWVIDPIDGTRSFITGMPLYGMLVGLLERDRPVLGAIAMPELGEVYSGGPAGAMLNGSHPLRTSSATRLADAFVYINEADKIIRDRPRVFDRLNRAGRDRRFSCDCYPHALVAAGHVDACVDYQLQPYDYLPLVPVIEAAGGVVTDWQGRPPALASDVAVVSAATPALHAELIRLLNEG; from the coding sequence ATGCAGGACAGGCAGGAGGCTCTGCTCGAGTTCGTCGACCGCGCCGCCGAGGTGCCGCGCCGCTATTTCCGCGGCGGCGTGGATATCGCGCTGAAGGCCGATGAAACACCCGTCACCATCGCGGATCGCGAAACCGAAACCGTCCTGCGCGAGGCCATCGCCGCCCGGTTTCCCGGCGATGCCATCCTGGGCGAAGAATTCGGCGATACGGGCCGGGGCCGGGACGGCGGCAGCCGGTTCCGCTGGGTGATCGACCCCATCGACGGCACGCGGTCGTTCATCACGGGGATGCCGCTCTACGGGATGCTGGTCGGATTGCTCGAACGGGACCGGCCGGTCCTGGGCGCCATCGCCATGCCCGAACTGGGCGAGGTCTATTCCGGCGGCCCCGCCGGCGCGATGCTGAACGGGTCGCATCCGCTGCGCACGTCATCCGCCACCCGGCTCGCCGATGCCTTTGTCTATATCAACGAGGCGGACAAGATCATCCGCGACCGGCCACGGGTCTTTGACCGCCTGAACCGGGCCGGGCGGGACCGGCGGTTCAGCTGCGACTGTTATCCGCATGCGCTGGTCGCGGCGGGCCATGTCGACGCCTGCGTCGACTACCAGCTGCAACCCTATGACTATCTGCCGCTGGTGCCGGTGATCGAAGCCGCCGGCGGCGTGGTCACCGACTGGCAGGGGCGCCCGCCGGCGCTGGCCAGCGATGTCGCGGTGGTCAGCGCCGCCACCCCGGCATTGCACGCCGAACTCATTCGCCTGCTGAACGAAGGGTAA
- a CDS encoding ABC transporter permease encodes MQAARPVLMRGPVWAAAGLMLATLALARLSAGWPDNPALAWALEYPGAWVVPLKDWISAAMSWLVEDARIGPVSFTDVTRAIAWLIEQPYDLARALLADGFLDGVGRRAKQILPPLSWIAIIAGVMALGQYARSWGLALLVGLSFLYLAMFGQWESAMVTLSSVLIAVPIGVAGGLWLGILAYRHPLFDRMLAPLLDLMQTIPIFAYLVPILFMFGFGPVAALVATVIYAMPPMVRITTLALRGVDSEIKDFGVMAGCTRRQMTWRILVPSAIDGLMVGVNQVIMLSLNMVIIASMIGAGGLGFDVLSSLRRLDIGAGFEAGIAIVILAIAVDRLSQAMSDRAATVHPGAVAPQGGWIARHRRMVAVLGVMIAAFLLGRVIPFFQTYPETLWLTTGGFWDGLVKYLNVNYYDAFEAVKLFFLNYFLLPIKRFFLGVPWPWAIVMLGLLGAWFGGWRLAVMTVAMAGFIVVTGMWEKAMITVYLCGASVVIATAIGVPIGVLAATNPRAGRVIGVIIDTLQTLPSFVYLIPVVMLFRIGDFTAMIAIVLYALVPAVRYAAHGVRSVSPDLIEAGVVAGCTRWQLLTRIRLPLALPEILLGLNQTIMLALSMLVITALVGTRDLGQEVYIALTKADTGRGLVAGLAIAFIAIIADRVISAGARNARIRFGLEEQTHG; translated from the coding sequence ATGCAGGCGGCGCGACCAGTTCTGATGCGCGGGCCGGTCTGGGCGGCGGCGGGGCTGATGCTGGCCACGCTGGCGCTGGCGCGGCTGTCGGCGGGCTGGCCGGACAACCCGGCGCTGGCCTGGGCGCTGGAATATCCCGGCGCATGGGTGGTGCCGCTGAAGGACTGGATCTCGGCGGCGATGAGCTGGCTGGTCGAGGATGCGCGGATCGGCCCGGTGTCCTTTACCGATGTGACGCGCGCCATCGCCTGGCTGATCGAACAGCCCTATGATCTGGCGCGGGCGCTGCTGGCCGACGGGTTCCTCGATGGGGTGGGGCGCCGCGCGAAACAGATCCTGCCGCCGCTGAGCTGGATCGCCATCATCGCCGGCGTCATGGCGCTGGGGCAATATGCGCGCAGCTGGGGGCTGGCACTGCTGGTCGGGCTGTCGTTTCTCTACCTCGCCATGTTCGGCCAGTGGGAAAGCGCGATGGTGACGCTGTCCTCGGTGCTGATCGCGGTGCCGATCGGGGTCGCGGGCGGGCTGTGGCTGGGCATTCTGGCCTATCGTCACCCGCTGTTCGACCGGATGCTGGCGCCCCTGCTGGACCTGATGCAGACGATCCCGATCTTTGCCTACCTGGTGCCGATCCTGTTCATGTTCGGCTTTGGCCCGGTCGCGGCGCTGGTGGCGACGGTCATCTATGCCATGCCGCCGATGGTGCGGATCACCACGCTGGCGCTGAGAGGCGTCGATTCCGAGATCAAGGATTTCGGCGTGATGGCGGGCTGCACCCGGCGCCAGATGACATGGCGCATCCTGGTGCCGTCGGCGATCGACGGGCTGATGGTCGGGGTCAACCAGGTGATCATGCTGTCGCTGAACATGGTGATCATCGCGTCGATGATCGGCGCGGGCGGGCTGGGGTTCGACGTGCTATCGTCGCTGCGGCGGCTGGATATCGGCGCCGGATTCGAGGCGGGCATCGCCATCGTCATCCTCGCCATCGCCGTGGACCGGCTGTCGCAGGCCATGTCCGACCGCGCGGCCACGGTTCATCCCGGCGCAGTGGCTCCGCAAGGCGGCTGGATCGCCCGCCACAGGCGCATGGTGGCGGTGCTCGGGGTGATGATCGCGGCCTTCCTGCTGGGGCGCGTGATCCCGTTCTTCCAGACCTATCCCGAGACATTGTGGCTGACCACGGGCGGGTTCTGGGACGGCCTGGTGAAATATCTCAACGTCAATTACTACGATGCGTTCGAGGCGGTAAAGCTGTTCTTTCTCAACTACTTCCTGTTGCCGATCAAGCGGTTCTTCCTGGGTGTTCCATGGCCCTGGGCCATCGTCATGCTGGGGCTGCTGGGCGCCTGGTTCGGCGGCTGGCGGCTGGCGGTCATGACGGTCGCGATGGCCGGGTTCATCGTCGTGACCGGCATGTGGGAAAAGGCGATGATCACCGTCTACCTGTGCGGCGCCTCGGTGGTGATCGCCACGGCGATCGGTGTTCCCATCGGCGTGCTGGCGGCCACCAACCCCCGTGCCGGACGCGTGATCGGCGTCATCATCGACACGCTGCAGACCCTGCCCAGCTTCGTCTACCTGATCCCGGTGGTGATGCTGTTCCGCATCGGCGATTTCACCGCGATGATCGCCATCGTGCTCTATGCGCTGGTGCCGGCGGTGCGCTATGCCGCGCACGGGGTCCGGTCGGTCAGCCCGGACCTGATCGAGGCCGGCGTGGTCGCGGGCTGCACGCGGTGGCAATTGCTGACCCGGATCCGGCTGCCGCTGGCGCTGCCCGAGATCCTGCTGGGGCTGAACCAGACCATCATGCTGGCACTGTCGATGCTGGTGATCACCGCGCTGGTGGGAACGCGCGACCTCGGCCAGGAGGTCTA
- a CDS encoding quaternary amine ABC transporter ATP-binding protein — protein sequence MTAPEKLVCRNVWKLYGAQADGFLNDNPDPDLDRIRRAGLIPAVRRANLSIREGEIFVIMGLSGSGKSTLVRCLSRLIEPTAGELFLDGRDLLKASEAEMIEVRRHKMGMVFQHFALLPHLTVLQNVAFPLTIQGRRRAGAEARAREVIELVGLAGRESYYPRQLSGGQQQRVGIARSLADEPELWFLDEPFSALDPLIRREMQSEFLRLQGMLTKTIVFITHDFDEAIRLADRIAIMKDGEIIQVATPEELVLNPASDYVGEFTRHVPRAKVMSVRSVMVAGADGAGDGIAAGATIAEVAAQVVGAEGPLRVVDETGAPVGAVDAQAVIRVLAGLDG from the coding sequence ATGACGGCACCCGAAAAACTGGTTTGCAGGAATGTCTGGAAGCTCTACGGCGCGCAGGCGGACGGTTTCCTGAACGACAACCCCGACCCTGATCTGGACCGGATTCGGCGGGCCGGGCTGATCCCGGCGGTGCGCCGCGCCAACCTGTCGATCCGCGAAGGCGAGATCTTTGTCATCATGGGCCTGTCCGGTTCGGGCAAATCGACGCTGGTGCGCTGCCTGTCGCGGCTGATCGAACCCACGGCGGGCGAATTGTTTCTCGACGGTCGCGATCTGCTCAAGGCGAGCGAGGCCGAGATGATCGAGGTGCGCCGCCACAAGATGGGCATGGTGTTCCAGCATTTCGCCCTGCTGCCGCATCTGACCGTGCTGCAGAACGTCGCCTTCCCGCTGACCATCCAGGGCCGCCGCCGGGCCGGGGCCGAGGCCCGCGCCCGCGAGGTGATCGAACTGGTGGGCCTGGCCGGGCGGGAAAGCTATTATCCGCGTCAGCTCTCGGGCGGCCAGCAACAACGGGTCGGGATCGCCCGGTCGCTGGCGGACGAACCCGAGCTGTGGTTCCTCGACGAACCGTTTTCAGCCCTCGATCCGCTGATCCGCCGCGAGATGCAGAGCGAATTCCTGCGTCTGCAGGGCATGCTGACCAAGACCATCGTGTTCATCACCCATGATTTCGACGAGGCGATCCGGCTCGCCGACCGTATCGCGATCATGAAGGACGGCGAGATCATACAGGTGGCCACGCCCGAGGAACTGGTGCTGAACCCGGCCTCGGACTATGTGGGCGAATTCACCCGTCACGTTCCGCGCGCCAAGGTGATGTCGGTGCGCTCGGTGATGGTCGCCGGTGCCGACGGCGCGGGCGACGGCATCGCCGCCGGTGCGACAATCGCCGAGGTGGCCGCGCAGGTGGTCGGGGCGGAGGGGCCGCTGCGCGTCGTCGACGAAACCGGTGCGCCGGTGGGGGCCGTCGATGCACAGGCGGTGATCCGTGTGCTGGCCGGCCTGGACGGGTGA
- a CDS encoding DeoR/GlpR family DNA-binding transcription regulator: MTAPPPTTSHREQEILREIRLSGGSCRVGFLAERLGVSDETVRRNIRTLQEKSLVRKVHGGVLLSEGLTLNEQPFQTRMRHNAEAKRTIAAKLAEIIRDGDSLFLDIGSTTAYAAQALAGHRNLYIVTNSLAVAGTLATINGNRVFFAGGELRPHDGGSFGQDAIRFLHRFNVQYAVFSAGAINGDIGFMLHDIQEADLSREAARRAQTRIVLADSDKFGRRAPIAVSDQCELDLLITEAPPPRAIADMLERNEIALVQAGGENGNGA; the protein is encoded by the coding sequence ATGACCGCCCCACCCCCCACGACCAGCCACCGCGAACAGGAAATCCTGCGCGAAATCCGGCTCTCGGGCGGGTCGTGCCGGGTCGGGTTCCTGGCCGAACGCCTGGGCGTTTCGGATGAAACCGTTCGGCGCAACATCCGGACGCTTCAGGAAAAATCGCTGGTCCGGAAGGTGCATGGCGGGGTGCTGCTGTCCGAGGGGCTGACGCTTAACGAACAGCCGTTCCAGACCCGGATGCGGCACAATGCCGAGGCCAAGCGCACCATCGCCGCGAAACTGGCCGAAATCATCCGCGACGGTGATTCGCTGTTTCTCGACATCGGCTCGACCACGGCCTACGCGGCGCAGGCGCTGGCGGGGCATCGCAACCTCTATATCGTGACCAATTCGCTGGCGGTGGCCGGCACGCTGGCCACGATCAACGGCAACCGCGTGTTCTTTGCCGGCGGCGAGCTTCGTCCGCATGACGGCGGGTCGTTCGGGCAGGATGCGATCCGCTTTCTGCACCGGTTCAACGTGCAATACGCGGTGTTTTCGGCCGGTGCCATCAACGGTGATATCGGTTTCATGCTGCATGACATCCAGGAGGCCGACCTGTCCCGCGAAGCGGCGCGCCGCGCGCAGACGCGCATCGTTCTGGCCGACAGCGACAAGTTCGGCCGCCGGGCGCCGATCGCGGTGTCGGACCAGTGCGAACTGGACCTGCTGATCACCGAGGCACCGCCGCCGCGCGCCATTGCCGACATGCTGGAGCGCAACGAAATCGCGCTGGTCCAGGCCGGTGGCGAAAACGGGAACGGAGCCTAG
- a CDS encoding ABC transporter substrate-binding protein: MKNITNLALACAMAGGLATTAMAEAESQDPIKLTLHDWSGQLINTQIMGAVLEEAGYNVEYVQADYLAQFAGLKTGDLTLAMEIWATTGQEALDEATASGNVVNAGETGLQAIEEWWYPIYMKERCPGLPDWEALKSCASEFATAETAPKGRYVGGPVTWGGFDEERVEALGLDFEVVHAGTDAALFAELESAYQREAPVILWIYVPHWASAKYEGEFVEFPPYSAECYDDPAVGVNPDMAYDCGKPRGPIWKAAWAGMEEKWPGAYAAVQAYTLNNEEMSAMVGDVDLDGKSVEDVVDAWMDANEDRWKAWIGQ; encoded by the coding sequence ATGAAGAATATCACGAACCTTGCGCTTGCCTGCGCCATGGCGGGCGGTCTTGCCACCACCGCGATGGCCGAGGCCGAAAGCCAAGACCCGATCAAGCTGACGCTGCACGACTGGTCGGGGCAACTGATCAACACCCAGATCATGGGCGCGGTCCTCGAAGAGGCCGGGTACAATGTCGAATATGTGCAGGCCGACTATCTCGCCCAGTTCGCCGGGCTGAAGACCGGTGACCTGACGCTGGCGATGGAGATCTGGGCCACCACCGGGCAGGAGGCGCTGGACGAGGCGACGGCCTCGGGCAACGTGGTCAATGCGGGCGAAACCGGCCTGCAGGCGATCGAGGAATGGTGGTATCCGATCTATATGAAAGAGCGCTGTCCGGGCCTGCCCGACTGGGAGGCGCTGAAATCCTGCGCCTCCGAATTCGCCACCGCCGAAACCGCGCCCAAGGGGCGCTATGTCGGCGGGCCGGTGACCTGGGGCGGGTTCGACGAGGAACGGGTCGAGGCGCTGGGCCTGGATTTCGAGGTGGTGCATGCGGGCACCGACGCGGCGCTGTTCGCCGAGCTTGAGAGCGCCTATCAGCGCGAAGCGCCGGTGATCCTCTGGATCTATGTGCCGCATTGGGCATCGGCGAAATACGAGGGCGAATTCGTCGAATTCCCGCCCTATTCGGCGGAATGCTATGACGATCCCGCGGTCGGGGTGAACCCTGACATGGCCTATGATTGCGGCAAGCCGCGCGGCCCGATCTGGAAGGCCGCCTGGGCCGGAATGGAAGAGAAATGGCCCGGCGCCTATGCCGCGGTGCAGGCCTATACGCTCAACAACGAGGAAATGAGCGCCATGGTGGGCGATGTCGATCTGGACGGCAAGTCGGTCGAGGATGTGGTCGATGCCTGGATGGATGCCAACGAGGACCGCTGGAAAGCCTGGATCGGGCAGTAA